One Lepus europaeus isolate LE1 chromosome 17, mLepTim1.pri, whole genome shotgun sequence genomic window, gtacttatttatttgagaggtggaagttacagacagtcagagggagagagggtcttttatccactggtgcaccccccaaaaggctgcaacagctggaactgggcagatctgaagccaggaaccaggagcttcttccaggtctctcacgtgggtgcagggacccaaggacatgggccatcttgtactgctttcccaggccacagcagagagctggatcggaagtggagcagctggcactcaaatcagcccctatacgggatgccagcactgcaggcggtggctttacctgctatgccacagagccagccacagGCTAACAACTTTTAAGTGTTGCAGGTTTTAAGGATTCtgcagaaacaacaaaaaaaaaaaagaagaaaaatcctgTAGTTTAGAATGTACAAAAGTTTGTGCATTTTAGTCAATGTACTTTGTAACCTAAGTTATTGCAGGATAAATCTGTCATGTATCCTGTTTGTATTTGTTGGTGTAGTTCTCATGACAGACTACAGACATTTTTGTCAATCTGTActgttttcaaatattgaaaGCCTTATTTTTGAATTCTTTGCATTTTTCAATTAGAGAAAAGCACTTCAAGTTTTTTTATGTGTGAACATTACATATAAAGCCTTTAAAACACATAACTTTAGTGCAAAAAGAGATAGTACGAGGtgggagttgtggcacagaggattcaACTGTGGATTACCAGGCTAGcatcctgtgtccagtgctggcttgggtccaggctgctctgcttctgccccagctccctgctaatgctcctgggaaggcagtggaaggtggatcaggtacttgggctcctgtcacctatatgggagacccaggtggagttcctggctcctggcttcagcctggcccagcctctgctgttggggccatgtgaggagtgaaccagcagatggaagatctctccctatctctctctctctctctctctctctctctctctctcactctgtctttcaaataaatattcttaagtaCTCTCACCCCATCTTTGTTTTAGAAGATTCCTGGAAATTCCCATTTTAAAGTTAGTTTGTGTAGTTTATCCAGGAAAGATGACAAGAGTAACCTGATTCTTCTCCTTGCCTTGATTTCAGCCTAGATCGGTTGGTCTGTTCATACGGTCGCCAGCGATGCCTTTGTcatctagaaaatgaaaaaaatcatcagatCCTCATGCTCGCAGCTTTGCTTGCATCTGTCTTTCCTCTGGGACCCCCGGCTGACCCAGCTGGCCCCAGAAAGCCCCCAGCCAGATTTTCTTCCCCTTTATCTCTTCCTGAAACTCTTCCACCCCTTCACTCTTGCAGATTCTTGCTAAAAACGACCCTATCCAGAAAGGCTTCCCCGACCACTTCTGTGATAAGTAGCACATGGGCATCATAGCTCCGGGACCTTGAGCTCACAACTCAGTCTTTCTTTGGCTCATGCTCCAGACTTGCACAGGTCTTGCTCCATGAGGGTGGCAGCTCCACCTTCGTACACCTGCCAGGACCCAACCCCCTGGATTCATTCATGCTCCATCCTCACTCCTCTTCATGTTACAGAACACTCTGCTGGGCAGCCTTGTGGTCTTCGCCAGCCTCTTGATGTTGTGCAACACGCAGTGCTATGTCGAACTCTACGACAAGAACCCGGAGGATCCCCCTGATGGTGAGTCCCCATTCTCCAGTGTTGATCATGTCACTGCAGCCTGGGAGATGTGACCTGTGTGCTGGTGCTGAACACCTTTgaatctgcatatgaaagagGGTCAGGGCAAATACAGAAATGGTGTCAAAAGGATCCCAACTTAACCCTAGCTGGGTGAGAgttgacttttttcttcttttgaaattcaCGAGCGCTCAAGTCCCATCCAATATAAGACCAGGTAGGCAAATGAGAATCGCTGGGGTCTGAGCTGCACATTAAAAGCTCcttgatggggccggcgccgcggctcaataggctaatcctcctcctgcagcgccggcacactgggttctagtcccggtcggggcaccagattctgtcttggttgcccctcttccaggccagctctctgctgtggcccaggagggcagtggagaatggcccaagtcgggccttggacccacatgggagaccaggaggaggcacctggctcctgccttcggatcagcgtggtgcgctggccacagcgagccggctgcagtggccattggagggtgaaccaacagaaaaaggaagacctttctctctgtctctctctttctctcactgtccactctgcctgtcaaaaaaaaaaagaagaagaaaaaagaaaaaaaaagctccttgatggggtgagcatttggcttaaTAGTTACACTGTGGCTTGGGACCCTGTATCCCAtactaaagtgcctgggttcaagtctgttgtgcatcctgggaggcagcacgtgatggctcaatTCATTGGATCCttgcagcccatgtgggagacctggatggagttctgggctcccagctttggccctgggccACACCAAGGTTGCGGTGGGCCTTTGGGAGtgcatcagcagatgggagcaccaTATGTcgctcaaaaataaaatagaataaaagctCCTTGTTTGACTGTGAAGTGGGGCACAGCCCTGGGTTAGTGGCTCTGCTGGCAGATGTGGGAGTCTGCACGTCTCATGCCACCCCAGGTGATGTTGCAGCTGGTCGTTCCAGGACACTGGGACCACATGGATGCAAAGCAGAGGATCATACCCTTGGTTAAACATTTGAATTCTTGGggagtttctttcctttttttaaagatttatttattttatttgaaagagttacacagagagaggagagagagagagagagagagagagagagagagatagtcttccatttgttgattcactacccagatggctgcaacggccagagctgcactgatccgaagtcaggagccaggagcttcttccaggtctcccacatgggtgcaggggcccaaaaacttgggtcgtcttctactgctttcccaggccatagcagagaactggatcaaaagtgcagcagccgggtctcaaactggtgcccatatgggatgccggcactgcaggccagggcattaacccgctacaggccagggcattaacagcACCACAGTGGCGGCCCTGGGGATTTTCTTAAACATGTGGTGGCCTGGGCTTCACACCCAGAGACTCTGATTCCCTTGTTCTAGGGTGGGTCCCAGttgtaaatgctttttttttatttcaaattttccattatctattttatttatttgataggcaatggaacagggagagaaagtgacagaAACAGTGAGCTTCCAAACCCTGACTGGTCCACTCCTGAGAGagcccaaatgcccacctccaagtgttcgatttttttaaaaaaattatcttatgtattttaaaggcagagttacagaaagagaggaagggacagagagaaagggtgagagtgGGGCGAGAGAtcgcttccacccactggtttacttctctaTCTGAGTTTCCCCATGTTGACTGCCAGGGGcccaactaattgagccatcttccactgcttctccaagcACATTAGGAGGGTgctgggtaggaagtagagcagctgggactcaacacccatatgggatgccggcctctcACAGGTCCCTGTAGGTGGCTTTGAAGTGCCCAGTATGTGTCACATGTTCACCCAGGGTTAGGGACCACCGATGCAAAACAAAGGGGGGTGGTGTGCTGAGGTATTTCTGCAGAGAGAAGCCAGCAGGAGAGAACTTGGCCCCACAGAGCCCCATGCTTGGCCTAGCTGTCTGATTAAAGAGGAGGGCTTTGTATCTCCAAATGTCTGTCCGGAAATAAAACCTGCAGGGATTCAAGCTTTGTGACAAAACATCACCAACGGCAGGTGCTGCACGGCAGCCGTGGTGAGCACAGCAGCACCTTTCCCGGACACCATGGTCACATGGCAGGGGGCTGGCCTCCCTGTCCTCGTGTGCCCTGCTCCTGCCAATGCTCCCGATGATGCCGCGTGTGTTGTCTTAGAATGCAGGGACCTCGATGGAGTCACACACAAGCTGAACGTGGCGTGGAAGACCGAGAACTGTTACACATGTAGTTGTGACGCGACTGGGATTCATTGCTGCAACACGTGAGTCTCGCGGGTGGTGGCGGAGAGAGGAGCAGCACCGCTCCTTCTTTGGAAACCCTGTTAATCTGGGGGGtccttgtttgttttaaatatgcttttttttaagagcCTCTTAGATTCCCAGCAAAGTTGAGCAGAGCTGGAGCGATTTCTCACACACCTCTGCCCCATACATGCACAGTCCCTGTCAGCAGTGTCTTCCACCAGCGGTGCATTGGGTACCGACCTCACAGGGACTCATCCTCGTCACCCAATGGCCACAGTTCACATTCGCTCTTGATGTGGTGGCGGGGGTTGAGGGGTGGAAGTTGTTTCCAGtcctatttcttttattctttatgtAATTAattacacacatacagagagacacacacacagagagatctccctcgtgtcagttcactccccaaatgccttcctgccaagactgggtcagggagccaggaactgaatccaggtctgccagactcccatatgggtggcagggacccaaggacttgagctctCACTTGCTGtttcccggggtgtgcattagcaagaagctggactcttGAACTGGAACcccaacccagggactccaacatggaatgcaggcaaccccaggggtatcttaaccactaggctgaatgctcactcctctctcccttctttggcTTGTGGTGGAATACGTAGCACATTAAACGTACCGTTTCAGCCATTTGTAAGTATACACTTCAGTGGCGTCAAATAAATTCACTGTGTTGTGctgccatcccccccccccccagtgccctTCATCCTGCAGAACTGGGATTCTGCACCCAGTTAACACTGCCCTcgcaggggcccgtgctgtgctgcagtgggttaacaccctggcctgaagccctggaatcccatataggcaccggttttagtcccggctgctcctcttccaatccagctctctgctatggcctgggagagcagtagaagatggcccaagtccttggggtcctgcacccatgtgggagacccaaaggaggatcctggctcctggcttcagataggcccagctccagccgttgtggccatcaggggagtgaaccagtggatggaagatctctctctctgtctctacctctctctgtaactctgtctttcaaataaataaaataaatcttaaattaaaaaacaaaaacactgcccTTGGGGCTTGGCAAACACCATCTG contains:
- the MSMB gene encoding beta-microseminoprotein, translated to MLCNTQCYVELYDKNPEDPPDECRDLDGVTHKLNVAWKTENCYTCSCDATGIHCCNTAAIPGGFDTTKCKKIFHKDNCSYSVVELENPDKECPVSSWIL